Genomic segment of Candidatus Marsarchaeota archaeon:
AATGATATCGATGCAACTCCGACCCCGAGAGTCAAAGACGAAACCAGGCCGAGGGCAGCATAAGCTACTGACAGCGGTACCAGCAAGAGCAGCGTGTCCTCCAGAAGCGAGGGATAGCTGGCGCCGTTGATTGCTATAGGCTTCAGCCCTGCCAGATAATCGCTTGCGAAGCATATCGCCATGTTCGCGCTTGTCAACGAATTGCATGAGATGCCTGGCGCCGCACCTCCCACAATTCCATTTATCACTCCGATAATGAGCCCGCCTGGCGCGAACGCGGCTACGAGCACGCCTACTATTACGCCGTTTATCAGCGACTGCTGCAGCTCCGCCATGCCGAAATCCTTCAGCTTCCTGCTGTCCATGGCATAGCCGAGGCCGTAGACGATGCCTCCTACAGCTATCATTATGGCTATAACGCTTACAGCTATGCCGTATCCGAGCATGGCGCCACCGCTATACAGATGCGTTGGCAGTCGCGTTGCTCAGCAGGTGCGTAGATGCTGTCGCTAGCGATGTCGATGCCACGCTGAGCACGCCTACGACAATCGCGCCTATTATTATGTTTATCGCTGTGGTGTGGAAGTTGGCACGCTTGTCCGGGGGCAATAGCTGGCCTATCGCGTAGAATATGCCTGCCACCACAAAGAGCACGCCGCTCAATATGGGCCCTACCTGCGTCAGCACCTCCTTCACATAGCTCAGCTCGGATATGAGCGACGCATTGGCAACTGCGCCGTAAGCGTAGCCCGTAAAGAGCAGCGTGAACACCGCAAACGGTACCAGCACATACTTTGCCACGCGCCCAGCGCCCGATGCAAAAGCCGCAACCCTGCCTATAAAGTCCATCGCATCATCTTTTACTCTAATATCTAATCTTATATATAGATATATATTTAAATATTTTGGGTAATAATATAAGAGGCAAGAGAAAACGTATGAATGGACTATTAGCTGCGTCTTCGATGTAAACATGGGCGGTGCTTGCATCTGACTAGAAGAGTGTGCCAAATTTATGTAATATTATAACCAGAAATGTGGTTATACGTTTACATAAAATATAAATATGTTTACTTACATTATACATACATGGCATATATCAAAATGCAGGACGTCATCGACGAGCTTGCGTTGCATGGCAAAAGAGTGTTTAACATAAACGACGTAACCCGGATAATCGGCAAGCCGAAGAACTACGTTTCGAAGCTACTGGCATCAAACAAAAGGATCGGGAGGATAGAAAGGGGCAAGTATTACATAAAAAATGGCGCTCCGGACTTGTACGAAATAGCTTCGCAGATAACGTTTCCTTCTTATGTTAGTGCGTTTGCGGCATTTCAGTTCTATTCGATTACTGAACAGTCAGTAATAAGATACACAGTTTTTACTATAAAGCGTCACAAGCCTGTCAAGGTGCTAAACAGCACAATAGAGTTCATAACAATCGCAAAGGGCCGGTTTTTCGGCTACAAAAAGATAGGGAACATCTACATCGCAACAGTTGAAAAGGCGATAATCGACTCACTCTACATACGCTCGCCCCCGCTTTCATACATCGAAGAGGCGTTTTCTGAAGCCATGCGTATGGGATTGATCGACAAGAAGATGCTTATGGATTTTGCGCGCAAGATGTCATCAAAGACCATCATGCTGAGGGTGTTGAAGCTGCTTAAGACAAATCAAAAGGTCGGCGCAAAGCTTGGTGAGGTTGTAAGATGATAGACGAAGAAACCTTGGTAGGACTAAGCGGGCATCTTAGAGACGTACGGCAGCTAGAAAGAGATTACCTGCTCGTGCTTCTGCTCCATGAAATCTACTCTGTATTTACTAACGAGCTGATTTTCAAGGGAGGCACAGCATTGCGATACCTACACAACCTGAACAGGTTCTCTGAAGATATAGATTTCTCATATGCGTATACGTCTAGCGATGAGGCTAGGAAGCACCTCAATAGTGACATTAATGTCGCCCTGGACAGGCTTAATGATCAGTATGAAGTGGTCGAGCGAGAAAGCAGGGCGACCAAGGCCGCTGACAGGGTAGTCGGTATAAACTACGAAATACGCGTGCGCGGGCCCTTGAATAAGAGGTCCGGTAACCTTCAGAACATAAATATCGATTTGAGCTTGAGGAATGATGTACTCCACAAGCCAGAACCGAGCTACATAACTCCTATTTATCCAGACATAGCAACACTCTCATTGCCGGTAATGGAAATAAACGAGATGCTTGCAGAGAAGATATCAGCCGTTGCAAAAAGGGTCAAGATGAGGGACATATACGACATATACTACCTCCTTGTGATAAAGAAGCTTAAATACAACGAAAAGTTGGTTGAAGAAAAAATGCGAAGGAGGGCAGAAACGTTCAAGAAAGAGGACTTGGCCAAAAATCTTAATACCGCTACCAGCAAGATGAAGTG
This window contains:
- a CDS encoding nucleotidyl transferase AbiEii/AbiGii toxin family protein, coding for MIDEETLVGLSGHLRDVRQLERDYLLVLLLHEIYSVFTNELIFKGGTALRYLHNLNRFSEDIDFSYAYTSSDEARKHLNSDINVALDRLNDQYEVVERESRATKAADRVVGINYEIRVRGPLNKRSGNLQNINIDLSLRNDVLHKPEPSYITPIYPDIATLSLPVMEINEMLAEKISAVAKRVKMRDIYDIYYLLVIKKLKYNEKLVEEKMRRRAETFKKEDLAKNLNTATSKMKWKSELAYLVDPLPDNLKVVSELKKIIGL